From Penaeus monodon isolate SGIC_2016 chromosome 42, NSTDA_Pmon_1, whole genome shotgun sequence, one genomic window encodes:
- the LOC119599231 gene encoding LOW QUALITY PROTEIN: uncharacterized protein LOC119599231 (The sequence of the model RefSeq protein was modified relative to this genomic sequence to represent the inferred CDS: deleted 2 bases in 2 codons), with amino-acid sequence MKYLVFVLVVAAACASEVEKREAEPSYGYGVHRHAYYRPYHTYHKRSAEPEAEADPSYGSYHYPGYYRPYGYHNTPYIHHHYKRSAEPEAEAEPSYSPSNYYRPYSYGSQTHHYIPSVHHHYKRSADPVADAEASYGYRSYHPVHYHSYQYTPYTHSHYKRSAEPEADPDFLYGHHHPSHSGAHYGYGYRAHHHVCVVLVAAACASEVEKREAEPSRGYSNGYGLHHHAYPRTYYHPYNTYHKRSAEPEADAEPSYGSSNYYRPHPYIPSIYRHHKRSADPLLRLKPVTATVIPSPTTRDLPSQKLILISFMATTTRPIAVFTMVTVTALTTTKGVNMILITDLINLAFSDRGFREETARWIRPSTGRRALNCTSRRSYAGLTVEKREAEPSRGHGVHHHAYYHHYHRFHKRSAEHEAEAEPSCRGRYRPYHSTPYVQNNHKRSADSVAEAEASYGNRPYYPVHYHSYQCTPYTQSHYKRSAEQEADPSFIYDHHHLSVHYKRSAEPEADPSFIYSRHYQSVYRPYHNGAHYGYGLAWEQVYKEPDALRSHIALFRLNNPAEMKYLAFVVVVAAACASEVEKREAEPSYGYGVHRHAYYRPYHTYHKRSAEPEAEADPSYGSYHYPGYYRPYGYHNTPYIHHHYKRSAEPEAEAEPPLQPSIYYRPYPQTHHYIPSVHHHYKRSADPVADAEASYGYRSYHPVHYHSYQYTPYTHSHYKRSAEPEADPDFRYGHHHPSHSGAHYGYGYRATTTKGVNMA; translated from the exons ATGAAGTACTTG GTGTTTGTGCTCGTGGTGGCTGCCGCTTGCGCTTCTGAggtggagaagcgagaggcggagccaagCTATGGCTACGGTGTCCACCGCCACGCCTACTACCGCCCCTACCACACCTACCACAAAAGGTCCGCTGAGCCTGAGGCCGAAGCCGATCCTTCGTATGGTTCTTACCACTATCCAGGCTACTACCGTCCCTACGGTTACCACAACACTCCTTACATCCACCATCATTACAAGAGGTCCGCTGAGCCTGAGGCCGAAGCCGAGCCCTCTTACAGCCCCTCCAACTACTACCGCCCCTATTCCTACGGCTCCCAAACTCACCACTACATTCCCTCTGTCCACCATCACTACAAGAGATCTGCTGACCCCGTTGCTGATGCTGAAGCCAGTTACGGCTACAGGTCGTACCATCCCGTGCACTATCACTCCTACCAATACACACCCTATACTCACAGCCACTACAAGAGATCTGCCGAGCCAGAAGCTGATCCTGATTTCCTTTATGGCCACCACCACCCGTCCCATAGCGGAGCTCACTATGGTTACGGTTACCGCGCTCACCACCAC GTGTGTGTGGTCTTGGTGGCTGCCGCTTGCGCTTCTGAggtggagaagcgagaggcggagccaagTCGTGGCTACAGCAATGGTTACGGTCTTCACCACCACGCGTACCCCCGCACCTACTACCACCCCTACAACACCTACCACAAGAGGTCCGCTGAGCCTGAGGCCGATGCCGAGCCTTCTTATGGCTCGTCCAACTACTACCGCCCACACCCCTACATTCCTTCCATCTACCGTCACCACAAGAGATCTGCTGACCCGTTGCTGAGGCTGAAGCCAGTTACGGCTACAGTCATACCATCCC CCACTACAAGAGATCTGCCGAGCCAGAAGCTGATCCTAATTTCCTTTATGGCCACCACCACCCGTCCCATAGCGGTGTTCACTATGGTTACGGTTACCGCGCTCACCACCACTAAGGGAGTTAATATG ATCCTCATAACAGATCTAATCAATCTGGCTTTCTCTGACCGGGGTTTTCGGGAAGAAACAGCTCGTTGGATAAGACCGTCCACGGGGAGGCGAGCACTGAATTGTACAAGTAGGAGGTCTTATGCTGGTCTCACG gtggagaagcgagaggcggagccaagTCGTGGTCACGGTGTCCATCACCACgcctactaccaccactaccaccgtTTCCACAAGAGGTCCGCTGAGCATGAGGCCGAAGCCGAGCCTTCTTGCCGAGGACGCTATCGTCCCTACCACAGCACTCCCTACGTCCAAAACAACCACAAGAGGTCCGCTGATTCTGTTGCTGAGGCTGAAGCCAGTTACGGCAACAGGCCATATTACCCCGTGCATTACCACTCCTACCAATGCACCCCCTATACCCAAAGCCATTACAAGAGATCTGCCGAGCAAGAAGCTGATCCTAGTTTCATTTATGACCACCACCACCTGTCTGT TCACTACAAGAGATCCGCCGAGCCAGAAGCTGATCCTAGTTTCATCTATAGTCGCCACTACCAGTCCGTGTACCGTCCCTACCATAACGGAGCTCACTATGGTTACG GTCTTGCGTGGGAGCAGGTATATAAGGAGCCAGACGCATTGCGGAGTCACATCGCCCTGTTCCGTCTCAACAATCCTGCTGAGATGAAGTACTTG GCGTTTGTGGTCGTGGTGGCTGCCGCTTGCGCTTCTGAggtggagaagcgagaggcggagccaagCTATGGCTACGGTGTCCACCGCCACGCCTACTACCGCCCCTACCACACCTACCACAAAAGGTCCGCTGAGCCTGAGGCAGAAGCCGATCCTTCGTATGGTTCTTACCACTATCCAGGCTACTACCGTCCCTACGGTTACCACAACACTCCTTACATCCACCATCACTACAAGAGGTCCGCTGAGCCTGAGGCCGAGGCCGAGCCCCCCTTACAG CCCTCCATCTACTACCGCCCCTATCCCCAAACTCACCACTACATTCCCTCTGTCCACCATCACTACAAGAGGTCCGCGGACCCCGTTGCTGATGCTGAAGCCAGTTACGGCTACAGGTCATACCATCCCGTGCATTATCACTCCTACCAATACACACCCTATACTCACAGCCACTACAAGAGATCTGCCGAGCCAGAAGCTGATCCTGATTTCCGTTATGGCCACCACCACCCGTCCCACAGCGGAGCTCACTATGGTTACGGTTACCGCGCT ACCACCACTAAGGGAGTTAATATGGCCTGA